From Trichomycterus rosablanca isolate fTriRos1 chromosome 18, fTriRos1.hap1, whole genome shotgun sequence, the proteins below share one genomic window:
- the bhlha9 gene encoding class A basic helix-loop-helix protein 9 — MTSCSSFTSSEFSEDELELSLEARVEKGAGDDSQNVPFPDSPHSGTEEGRRKKRNRPVRSKARRMAANVRERKRILDYNQAFNALRVALHHDLSGKRLSKIATLQRAISRISSLSVFLSSNKSCNHRECHGQTGQVVIPTSLESQSYMSWDQPLAHQMQMHRLPSEQQAYMDHLRHVNPTCPLSPHYSCYSPDAQIYPTSGSCSSPASDSESPPRYGRLGDELGYQNGVWASCAQGHTNAHGDASQTLPFSWHMGYFQETGPHHCFSML; from the coding sequence ATGACAAGCTGCAGCAGCTTCACCAGCTCTGAATTCTCTGAGGATGAGCTGGAGCTAAGCCTGGAGGCTCGGGTAGAAAAGGGTGCTGGGGACGATAGTCAGAACGTTCCCTTCCCTGACAGTCCCCACAGTGGGACCGAGGAAGGACGGAGGAAGAAACGAAATAGGCCGGTGCGCTCCAAGGCTCGGAGGATGGCAGCCAACGTGAGGGAGAGGAAGCGCATTCTGGATTACAACCAGGCCTTTAATGCACTTCGAGTGGCTCTTCATCATGACCTGAGTGGCAAGAGACTCTCTAAGATCGCCACTCTTCAGCGTGCTATCAGCCGAATCTCTTCGTTATCCGTGTTTCTCAGCAGCAACAAGTCCTGCAACCACCGGGAGTGCCATGGGCAAACTGGACAAGTAGTAATACCAACTTCCCTAGAGTCTCAGAGCTACATGTCCTGGGACCAACCACTGGCGCACCAGATGCAGATGCACAGACTGCCCTCGGAGCAGCAGGCTTACATGGACCATTTGAGACATGTGAATCCTACGTGTCCTCTGTCGCCGCACTATTCTTGCTACTCGCCTGACGCCCAGATCTATCCAACTAGTGGATCATGTAGCAGTCCTGCCAGTGACAGTGAAAGTCCTCCAAGGTATGGACGATTAGGTGATGAGTTGGGTTACCAGAATGGGGTTTGGGCGTCCTGCGCTCAGGGTCATACGAATGCGCACGGAGATGCAAGTCAGACTCTTCCTTTCTCTTGGCACATGGGTTATTTTCAGGAGACAGGCCCACACCACTGTTTTTCTATGCTATGA